gagcagagagttcgaaggggtgaatcaagaaactttcttgcaagagatttgtcaggtaacacttcttgatatttcgacatatatggcataccttgtaaaAGGTCTAACGTAATATTTAAATCAGACAtcaaatgcgcaggatccgtccgctttgtttacagctcacacgtagtcagcgtaacactttaaaattaaaaattgcagcaaaacctgctgcagcacaaaaagcctagtttcagactgtgtagacacaatgcggccttcgtgcgaaatttttaatgtggaaaccgagaagttccgtcaagaaacactagtaaaagaagcatttattatacgaaaagaaagaaatactgtcagctggaaatgatgcttgacctataccagtgagaagaagcgcggttcctcggtatcactagcaggatcaggccgcacgcgtggtttgataaaatcatagtcctggaatttgggtgaaattcacagagatttacacgtggttctactccaggcactattcaaagactgcaaataaaaagagctatttaattacaggcactctacattagccaggcctgtttcagtaatatatataccgcgtgatattgcttgggtgatatagcttgggtgatattgcttctgataaaacttataacatgcgcaaaacaaatgcactcaccattgtatgatccatgcttctttgtatccgagttcatcccacatcgaagacggtggccacgagcgccgactttttttctcattgttgtttcgcctatattaattctaacactcacaaaaattcgtggccatattgctgcgtatttcaatatgtaggcgtctcagtaggaatgacgagcgcaagcgagcatttttcacgagaggagtgcgctggcaagaacggacggcaagcactcaggcggtgttgcacccagtcggcgtgctagcgacgcatagaaggaaagagcgaaaggaaagggtgaacgaagaatgcggcgtaaacgccactttcccccgctgaacctagcccgaccgggttttggggtggcagcgatggacggcgacaaggaggacaatagtgaccccgcggccttcccccatccttccgagagcacccaattcgacacagcagcttatggctgtctgaacgcttgactgatagcattgaccgggctcacctgggtgcgtgggggagaggcaatggggggctgaaggacggaaagctaggccgaaaaaaaaatccggaatgtgccgtgcctactaaaggcaatgcaagaggttgttgacacgcaaatgccaaaacgtgcacttaattttttttttctgtcaggggcattcatacaaggagcttactacacatgcacgaacaaacaaatatattagaataggagcatgatgtcgccgcaacatgccatgcatgctaaacaaacaaacaatagtttcactaatgcatatgcgctcattctcgatgcaatataaaacggttccatcagctctgaggcactgtaattctcgattctcctcagaatcttgacccactaaagccgcggagcgtacatgcaaaaaatacaatgcgcaggcaaattcgcaataccgttgcttcttatgttaagctcaagttctttttcacgatcaataaagcagcggctaaatttatgcgacttcttctgcttgctacgtggtacactggcttttctctttaggggacacatttcggtaaaggagaagtgcaataatggcggtgtaccattcatggagttgacatgggagaacatatttttggttcctgcgcagtgtgcctgtgatcagtgcgttagttttcaaaacacgttgttcaatctcagcaagtcgtagagcacttaaagccgacaaggcgaaaattagcttattacgggccaatctcctccaaagaaatccaactagtaacccatattggcaaatccatacgaaagtcggtccaataattcccgccttgttgaacggcagtgccaatattgtttactgactgtgtaaagtgggccaacattggatctctatcagaatggcacagccaatattgtttactgactgtgtaaagtgggccgacattggatctctatcagaatggcacagccaatattgtttactgactgtgtaatgtgggccaacgctggatctctatcagaatcgcacagccaatattgacaccacgctgttaaccttaggccaacattgggccaggaaccagaatggcactgccaatattggaaccacgctgttaatcttaggccgtcattgggccaagaagtgacaatatgtttccaacgttggcccaacctgacgtgccacctgggcagcttgtatgccagtcagtaggcaggcgtgtgcgcattccacactccatttttaacaggacaaacaaaattaaggaaattgaagctttaattgcactcgacatgaccagttcggttttgtcgttacattgatgaaatcagtggtgcaaaagAGCACCGCATGGATGCTTGGTGTACtgctcggcagccacaaaaatagagtacgagatcttaatcacccgctgagcttatgagttgatgacaagtcaccgaaaaatattgtagcgcagccttcattccgcttctaactggcccaagtttgtgatgtcgcttatatatactatatatacataatatactctCGCGGTAGGtgtgctaaaatagcggcaattagtttctgctctcctcgacactcttaaggtagcgcaactcatgttattgtgtaaccgtaagtaacatgaggtgaagaaatatcattcaccgatgtactgcggaaagccactcggttgctagttgcctcatgcatctgccgatttctgcaccacaaaggctaaataaaagtaaaagcactaaacaaagactgatcgcggtttcgattactgcagatttttcatgaggttttacacgttcaactcggttaatcggctgcgcggacgttttcgtttcggacggtcatgatgcccgtagaaatctatctaacctttaagcgccctactggtgtacaaaagctacatgtaaaggatctccaataaacgacaagactcttagtggcattggagggttgcctgtaagagtttttacatgacttttaagagccctgtttgtattgggagggtgcatatagacactcttgactgacctttaagaaccctaatggtattgggagagtaccagtaggaatccctgactgacctttaagaatcatattgctattgggagagtgcctgtaggaattcctgactgacctttaagaatcctattggtattgggagagtacctgtaagaattcctgactgaccttcaagaattctacaagtccattaagatagccctgacggattttttgaccggggtcgctctgcgtggtgcactgggtgcatgttgcgaggcagaggacgtacggtgatttttctccggatggcatggggtaagctcacagtctgaggcgtcggatggctcatagggacagagagccccaggcgtaagagaatggacctccctgcttccgtaatcgccagccttgttcgctgactggataaatgtgcctcgatcagctcctcggccgtgttgtgcacacctagtcgtagtaggcgttctgtggacgtactgattggcagacccatcgcctgcttatatgcctttctgatcattgtgttgattttcttgagttccgtctcgttgagtagtgcgtacggaatagcgtaagttattcgagacacgacgaaggcttggacaagccgaagcgtgtccgcctcccccatgcctcttgtcttggttgttattcgccggatcatgtgcgtaacttgggctgttgtagtcttaagcttttgaattaatattgtattggtgcgatccgactggaaaaccattcccaatatctttacgctccgagacggaacgatggtgtgtccctccagctgtatgttgatagtgggcgagtcgcatctgtgcttctttcgcggtgagaccaggagtagctccgacttttggggggcgcagctgagcccgcatgacttagcatagtcgctcaccacgtctgcagcttcctgcaagcggttctccatttccccgacggaccctgtggacgaccagatggtaatgtcgtcagcatataggccatgccggatccctgggatgttatcgaggagcggcggtaggcctattagggcgatattgaaaaggagaggggataacactgcgccctttGGTGTGCCGCGCCcacccagtaggaaggggtttgtggctttgtccccgacctttaggatggcttttctatctgagaggaaatctctgatataggagtacgtcctggccccacagcccagcgcgtttagcctctgtaagattgctgtgtgcttgacgttatcgaacgcccctttaagatctaaggcgaggatagccgtgggggagttgcgtgtcgctggtacaatcacctcctctttcagctgaagtaggatgtcttgagttgagaggtgtggacggaatcctatcatcgttgttggaagtctccccgagtcctccaggaatggttgtaaccgattgagaacgatgtgctctaggagctttcctacacacgaagtgagggagatcggtcgtaggttctcaatggctggtggcttgcctggcttcggtatcagacgaacctcggctattttccagtcctcgggaaggtttcctttcctccatacttcattaagatgagcggtaagctctagtagcgaggggctgtcaagatttacgagtgccttattggtaatttggtccattcccggggctgtgtggcgtctcaagcccattatcgccgctgttacctcatgtagatgaatgtcctcatctaggagctcgttaggggtgccggtgtagggtggcagaggctccgatggctgtgtggggaagtactgggctttgagagccaaaaggaggtccgcctcatttccaggaaattggtgaattactcgggccatattgtggtgggattccattttgctgctggccgggttgattaaatacctcaataacttccacgtcttggaagtactcagtcttcctctcaagctgtcgcagagggatagcaTATTCTCTCGGCATAGTGTGGTAGCctattccgcagcctcttgtgtgagtagtgctattcgcctcttgagcttgcgatttaatctttgccttttccaacgcttcagcaggctacgccgggcttcccacatgtggagcaagcgagcgtcgatgcttggagtggtggtggatgtttcaagcattttggtgtgcgccttcacatccttctgaagctgactgatccagtccttaattgactgaagctgttggctctgttcgttcgcagctctttcttctcttatctcccgcagcttggtccaatccgtgaggcgagccgtgcctatcctggctttgtattcgagcccatggagagtggtggctagcagcgcgtggtcgctgcctaggtactcctccagattggtccagcaagcttgggggatatttctggtgagggttaagttggggttcgtgtctctttgaacacttgtgccgagcctcgtgctattctttggatcggtgacgagtgtgagatccatgtcctcaataactttgtgaagcatgtttcccctggggttggtgtacgtataaccccagagggggtgggctgcattgaagtcgcccacaattagaagcgtatggttgcgtgctgcgtgcgtggcttgctccaaaaccagtctgaggaccgatggcgcgcttttcggccgacagtagacgtttagaacaaacatgggactcttcttctttgttgcctgtgggataatttcgagcagaatggcaagcgggtcggattgctggagatggtgttgaacggccactagcttcttactgaccagggtgtgaaggctgctgcctgtatcggtgccacaagtgacgtatccgggtaggcggacgtgtgtgttcgtttcctgcagtgcgatgatttcgggtggtcttgttgatgtagcgatgtattgtatcagtgatccatacttgttcttgtagccccggcaattccactgccacaccgtggtttcccccgcgcttactgcatatatgttgaggcggagccatcttggttatcaaggggtggtgatgcgtgcacaagatggggttctggggagcccagagaatctggcaattctggtagggtctgatgagctgttttcttggggcgccggctctgacgagcttccagtgctagtatgcgttcctctagcctcatgatgcgttccgccaactgagtgttagagtgttgttgttgagttgcgtattgttgttgttgtgccgctgactgttgtatagctgtgagttgttgctgcatggtagcttgtagggatgtctgaaggctctgaatagcttttgctactacctcttctaccttctggagagtggcatattggacgggtatgactccctgcggtgcAGTGGGCTGCGCGGTTGCTCGTTGCGGTGTCGGGTTTGAAGTGACTTTTTGagctggctgttcttcccgtttccgcttctcctggggtggggttgaagtgttttgtgtatgggtagtgctatttcttccaagTAATTCATTTTTAAGTGCTACGAATTCTGCGTGTACGCTAGTGATTTCTGATTTgagttttgcgttttcttcagtgagacgcctaatctgggcatgtgcctgtgccagctctgtgtcaacagggggggggacgagctttgggagaaacaacctgtgcccagctcacctgctgcgtgacctgcgctgctcccttgcttcccctcctgccgtttgcggaacgaccacggctcgaggtcctgcCATGGGATGGCGTCCGTCGTCGCGATGAGGTCCTACGCCTGGAACCGGAACGCGGCCTGGAACTGCTCCTCCCCTGGACAGCTCCGCGTCGTTTCGGGGACCGCGACTTGCGGGATGCTGAGTGCTCGCCACGCGGCCTCGGAGACGAGGAGCCTGCTCTCGGGGTCTGCTGCAGTTTCCGGCGGTTGACGGGCGGCAGGAACCTGTTGGGGCAGGCTTTCGCTGCTGTCGGGTGATCCCCGCCGCACAGAGAGCACCGAGGGTGGCACTCGTGCTGCTCCGTTGCTAGCGAAGTGCCGCACTCTCTGCACTTGGGTGTGGCGGGCGGCCGCGGGCAGAcgtcctctctgtggcctgtctcgttgcaggttcggcaatgtggcacggttctcttgtagaggtagcaccgcagaagaaggccggaaaattcgatgtaatatggcactgtttttcccaagaatgtgatcaccatggtggttgtgtttcccagtcttctacatgttagcgcctcgtatccgggagattcaatgcgtttaagtaacatttcgggcgtggtgtcgtgatcgatgttgtgtattacccctttgcaagagttatcgggggaaattccgtatgatgcaatatcatatgttgttgcatcaattgtaattttttgcatCTTGCTTAGTGCCGAGGCCGTAGCTTCTGAGGCAGTGCTCAGAACAAGGATGTTTTGGTCTTCGTCGATGCGTACTTTGAATCCGGTGGAGCCGATTTGCAGCTTTGCGGCATTTGTGATGGCGTCCACCAACTTCCCTGGGCTCACCTTGTTGAGCTGCAGGCCGTTCCGTGGACGAACCGCCAACTTGTAATCATCGGCAGGAAGGGGGGGTTGTCGGGTCTTGCGCATCGCCGGTCGGCTGTGGCGGAGAACGGGCTTCGGTGGCGTTGGGGAAAGTTGGGGCGTGGTCGAGCGTGTCTGCAGCCGACGGCGACGGGCACGACTGGTAACATTGATCCAaggctcattgtcttctttgttCTCCTCAGCGGCCGGAAGAAGTCCTTGGGATTCGCGAATTTCCATGTCCTCGTCCTCCGGGGCCCCGGTAGACGATTGGTGGGCTTTGTCGGCGTCGGCATTGAGCAGTGCGTTCGCCATCTGCAGCGGTGCGGCGGCCGAAGCCTTTGCTAGGCCTCGCCACTAGCGAAGTAGGTTTAGCGGGGCGGCCCCGCTTCGAAACTTGATGTGGccgtaaaatgcaaaatatagcactTACACCCTCAAGTTTGGTGTTGACGTGCTCGGGCTGACTTCAGGCACACGATGATTACGTGGAATCTGGATGCGGAGGtgatttcgccgaaaatgtagcttctgtgcggagcagatgtggagcccatccgacccgtcaccacacttcgtcgtcttcctctgTCTTAGGGCTTACCGACATGTTCCTTTGAGAAGTTACCTGTGTTGCGGCTCCCGATGGCTTTTCGACCAAGAATCCACGAAGTTCATCGAATGAGTACGTCTGGtagcaggaaggaaggaaaaggggtttattttacattgttAACACCGGCTCCCGGTAGAGAATCCCACTTCgcgcaggagcatattaaacgtctgagttcacatcaggacaagTCAGCCCTTCTCTTCCTCCCCTTCTTTCCTCTCGCGACATATCTTTTTCCGGGCATCCGTGAGCATGTTTGCCTCTAACGCCAAATCGTCAATCGCATTACAAAGTTCCGTCTTCCTCAACTTATGGTTATTATCTTTACCGAGCTTTGTTGCCAACAGAAGCAGCTCCTGTTTCTTTAACACTCTGATATCTATGCTTTTCCGAGAGCCAATTACAACATCCCATGCATTGAACGCGCATCCGGTTACGATAAATGACAGTTAATTCCCCTATGGAATCCTGTGCTTATCGTCCGGCAAAACGTAGTGGCTCTAGCACACACCTAATCTCGAGCTTGTGATTGTTGTGTTTACCGGAGCCATGTTCCCAGGAACGCCGATCTCAGAGAGTGGAACTGCCTTCTGTTGCTCTTCCTTCAAGGTTCCTCGTGTCGTCCAAGACTCCACGCTGTTACTGCTATGGTTGTCTCTCCCTGAGCCACGAAAAGGGGGCCTGCTGATCTTGGATCTACAGAAGTCGCTCTTCAGTCCGCAGTTTACCGCGAGCTTGCGAAGGTTCGCAGGTCTCCCGATCCCAGATCGTGAGGACTACCTTTTTCATCTCACCGCGTCCTACTAGTTTGTTTCAGTTGCAGATGGCGTTTGGGCAAGGAGTCGACCAAGCCCAACGTCCAATTGTAGGAATTAAGGAAAAGGGTAAATTTTAGATAATTTACGTTGCCTCAAGATACGGAAGCCCAACGCACGCAGGAGCGTATTgctacgtttcgcctacgacgcgcgctaaagccggcgcggatgcaacgtacgccggagcttcgttcaaagcggcggacattttggcccgttcggagcggccgcgacgcatccccgccgagcgcgtcccggcatgttcagtgccacgtgtctttgtgtgtgcgtgtgggtgtgtgtgcccacgcttgtcaaagcgcggcagccggggagaggagctcccccagtgtgaagcgaggaggtctgaccggcgccggcccggctgatgcgtcacctccttgtctctacatgtctctcagtccgtccgtcgccgctgtcacgtggtgtcgtcccgcgaccttccttcttgcccgcgacgccaagagtataagagcagctgcccccggacgccaggagagaggctccgatttcttctgttgagtaacgtgctctcccgtctctctacttcagtcaacctgaccgcccgctctttgcgatgcaagaataaacaagttgttctgttagcagtcgcctcatgctttgctgggaccttcggatgcttccagtgtgccccaggccgccaggccaacgctacccttggggcttgcgacccatttgcaacaacgggcgccaacggtccggttgcaacaacgggtgtcagcactgaggttccaacagctgatggcagcgctgagattccaatagccggtgccatcggtgcggttcaaacatctggttgccagcggtgagatcgcgacaacggaggccagcagcgaagatatgcggttgactgtatgctgagcagcacaacgaccatccgggaggagtgcaacgagccctgtgtgatgactggttgcctgcagcggaacgactgcgctgaattcttggctgcgaggtttggtgagtgcgggactttcttcttctgagttttgccaggcttttgttagtgtcagaaacagagctggtaattgcgattgtcgttgctgccgggttagtttgcggcaagacaatagtaggaagtagagaaagcagcattcagagcagccatggatttgaagtcattgcgcaaaccgaaattgctggagcttgcaagagagttgggtttggatgtctcagacaaactcagaaaaccagaactgctaagggctattcttgagttaggagctgaggatgacgagctgtcggaatgccttgagaccattgaggagagggagacggcaaaaagacaggaacgcgaacttaaagaacagcaacagcgaaagcaacaagagaaagatgagcgtgaacgtaaagaacagatagaacgagagcaacaagagaaaaaagaagagcgtgaccgtcaacacgctttagaaatgaagcgtctcgaggtagagatggaacgcgctcttaatggaaatcaggcacacggtgcaggagaacgagtattgttcaaaatgactgacctgatgcggccgtttaagcttggagaggacattggtttgttcctggttaactttgagcgaacgtgcgagaagcaggggttctctcgggaaacgtggccacagcgcttgctcactttattacccggcgaggcggccgacgtagtcgctcgcttgaatagagaggaggcagaggatttcgatcaagtgaaatcgagtctgctaaaaaagtacaggctgtcagcggaggcgttccgtcggaagtttcgggaaaatgagaaaggtaaaagtgagtcatatacagagtttgcctacaggcttatgtcaaacatgcaggagtggctcaaagaagagaaagcgtttggtgaccacgagaaagttctgcagtgtttcgggctagaacagttttatagtcggttacctgagaacgtgcggtactgggtcttggataggccagacgttagtacggtggctagagccgctgagctagccgaagagtttgtgacgcgtcgggctcgtggagctaaggacggtcaaaagggtgaatttgactccaagtttgagaggccgaagttcacgcccatgagagcaaagggggacacacgtagtgcggatgcgagtgaaagcagtccgaccgaacgtaaggagacggcgacAACCGAAGctgaacgcagaaagcggttcgagacgaggcaagcgcgcgtttgttatacgtgtcagaagccgggtcacttttcggcgcagtgtccggaaacaaaaacaaaagtcgtgtttttgtcattatgcagcactgacgagaacatgaagcttctcgagccttacatgcgcgACCTCCTCGTGAaagggaaagagtgccgagtgcttcgcgattccgcagctacgatggatgtagttcacccctcttacgtagaacccgatatgttcacgggcgagtgcgcatggatcaagcaagccgtggaagctcatagcgtgtgtctgcccgtagcaaaagtgcttattaaaggtcctttcggagcacttgagacggaggcggcagtgtcatctatgctgcccccccagtacccgtacctattttcgaacagatccgatcacctcctgcgcgagaaggggcttttgtttggtgaggctagcgttcaggccttaaccagatcgaaggttcgggagctcgctgcaaaggcggtagttgcggggccgacgttgtcgaacgatgagaaagggtcagaggcgcagcaagctgatattcagagcacgcccgaactgaataaaattgagcctgtagcgttaaaggcaccagatactggagaagaaattcccgatgcgggaaagttagaagagctatctgcagatttgctcgtcgcgcctacgtcagacggacttaataggttgctaaaagtcagccggtcggctttgatagccgagcaaaagaaggatggcagcctagaaaacatacgctgcattgtcaaggaaggtaccGCCaaaaaaaatgctcgctttgtggaaagaggtggggtcctgtaccggaagtatctagaccgcaggggagtggagttcgatcagctgatcgtgcctcaatgctatcgtcaggatctgttgcgcttgtcgcatgggggttcgtggtccggacacctaggagttaagaaaactgaggaccgtctcttgcaagagtactattggccagggtgttttcagGACGCaaaccactttgtgaagacatgtgacacctgtcagcgggtgggcaaaccaggggacaaatcgagggcgccgttgaagttggtacctatcattacggagccttttagacggctcgttattgatacagtgggacctctgccggtaacagccacggggtacagacacattttgactgtgatctgcccagcgacaaagttccctgaagcagtgccgcttaaagaactcagctcagttgagagagtcaatgcactactgtccatatttgcgcgagttggttttcctgcggaaatccaatcagatcagggcacagtgtttgctagcgctttgacgacagcctttctcgaaaggtgtggggtaaagctgttgcacagctcagtgtaccaccctcagtcgaatcccgttgagaagctccactccgtcatgaagcgtgtgttgagagcattgtggtttgaacaacaaactgactgggagctgtttctgcctggggtgatgtt
This genomic window from Dermacentor albipictus isolate Rhodes 1998 colony chromosome 9, USDA_Dalb.pri_finalv2, whole genome shotgun sequence contains:
- the LOC139050188 gene encoding uncharacterized protein, translated to MANALLNADADKAHQSSTGAPEDEDMEIRESQGLLPAAEENKEDNEPWINVTSRARRRRLQTRSTTPQLSPTPPKPVLRHSRPAMRKTRQPPLPADDYKLAVRPRNGLQLNKVSPGKLVDAITNAAKLQIGSTGFKVRIDEDQNILVLSTASEATASALSKMQKITIDATTYDIASYGISPDNSCKGVIHNIDHDTTPEMLLKRIESPGYEALTCRRLGNTTTMVITFLGKTVPYYIEFSGLLLRCYLYKRTVPHCRTCNETGHREDVCPRPPATPKCRECGTSLATEQHECHPRCSLCGGDHPTAAKACPNRFLPPVNRRKLQQTPRAGSSSPRPRGEHSASRKSRSPKRRGAVQGRSSSRPRSGSRRRTSSRRRTPSHGRTSSRGRSANGRRGSKGAAQVTQQIAILLLTPAGYGGKGQHVETNLTYFPRYLGSQVPTTPFYLDEHDLQHHCSATTTLDNATDFSATTGRLWATPTVKGGDRLRWATGHGSSAGTMSSNPFPFAIQKQAAAFE